A segment of the Necator americanus strain Aroian chromosome IV, whole genome shotgun sequence genome:
ATCATTCTAGTCCAAATCCAGCCTGAATAACGCCTTCAACAATTTGATGCACTTTTCAGGGAAGAATTCCATGAAATTCTCCACTATTCGTAAATTCTCCACTATATCCGCTAAAGAGGAGAATTTGCGAAACGCAGAAATAGTACCATCATCGCACTCTCCACATCCGATAATCCTAAGAGCATTTCTTAATGGTTCACATGCTGGAATATCCCCAGAGTTTGCAATTAAAATTGACATTTAATCAGATTGTTTGTGTTGCACCATGGGATTATTGTCGATCGTTACTGGCACCGAATGTTTTGGCGTTATCCTCTTTTgtcagaaaattttaaactgAAACGAATAAGATTTTAACACAGAAAGTACACGATTAAGTGGTAGCTTAATCGTGTAAGGACAGCTTGTAGGCTTGTGATCAACTTATGCAGCTAATGGATGGTACTTTAGTAGTACATCTTGCATCACGCAATTGTACCCaaaggttttgttttttcgagAAACTCCTCCGAAGTTCAGAAAACAGAGcagatgtagcgcagttggtaagtgGTCCCGTAGCTGCTcagatcgatcggaggttcgaatccgctccagcaccaaccaagcctttcatcgtTCCGGGCATAACTTGGTACAAGACTTGCctcctgggaggataaaaatactgacttgacacatcggctggcccccgcaagtcattgtataggccaacacgcgttccaaaatcttaacgattacgaatcgcagtaaaacgcgttggcccatcccaagtggattgatacgccaagaAGTTAATCCTTTTTTAGTCCAAAAAATACGCAAAAATCTTAATATGGAGCCAGTTAGTTCGCAGTCGTGAAGCACCATCCTTTCAGTTCACTTTTGGACTTCTGAAAcgagaatgaagaagaaggtCCCATTGTTCAGGACCGACGTCACAAATCGCTTTCGCGAAACATGATCGTGTTAGGCTCGAGAACTTCTCGTAGATCCCATGCACTGGTCATCAGGGAATGTTCGAGTATTTCTGGTTCTATTACTGCCACACACAATAATTACATAAACCTgcatttttccttgttttttcttagtttttttgcgATGAGCTCTCAAAAttcttgaatattttaattttatgatGAACTGTCGACACGTTTTTCTTATCTAATCGTGCCCACACTACCCCAAAACGTTGTGCGATAACCCGCTCCTAATCGGATATCTTCCAGGAAAACCACACAGCTGGGAGATATTCAAATCCATTCATACAAAGATCGCAAGAGAATCTGGCGAAAATGCAAGCAATCCTGCACACCATCTTTCGCTTGATCCTCCTATGATCCGCCTAAGTAGCAAAAGCTTtgtaatgtttttatttttcaaaccaCAACGTAAATCTGTAGGCCTAATCCGCGTAGACAGCTCCGCATCGTCTTGCTTATCGTCAAAAATGTAAAGTGGGCACAGTAGGACCTTTATTCCAGCCTTCACGAGGTCAAATGAGAAATGCGGGAAGAAGGAATGCAGGAGAAATGCAGAACTACTTCATCACTCAAACTTGTATAGAAACTCGTCCTATATCAAGAACTCCGAGGTCGAGGGGTCCTTTAAAAGAGCTTCCTCGTAAATCATATTTGTGgcacaaaataatttttcagattCTTAGTTCACGATTCGTAACTTAAAGGCATTTCCCCACGATTCTGAGCtcgtacggatttcaggtggagtattcgtgtacgggatcgtagattatggagaggggggagattccatccatttcttcctaattgccgtaaaaaacggcccgggaggtacggcttcgggcgttctggcgcattattttccacaaggagttcgactggagcgcgccagacttgtGCATCCGCCGCTTctttcttccgggccgtttttacggcaattgggaagaaatggacggaattaccccctctccataatctacgatcccgtacacgaatcctccacctgaaatccgtaccacctcagattcgtggggtgatgccttcattTCATCGTTAAAACGGGAACGTACTTGAGTTCCGCTGTTGGAGGGGCACAGTTTTTCCCTGGCTAAATACgttgtttttcttggatttgaaGTAGCCTTTAAACCAACTTAAGTCACTCTTTTCcaatttaaattaataatttacagcaaaaaaagttttttttaagagataTAGTTCCAAATGTAACACTCAAAGAAAGATGTTGTTTATGGGATCACTATGGGATCACTTGGTTTGAGGGGgaaggtgaatttttttcacccGAATCATCCGCTTCAGTGTCTGGGACCTCCGCATTCTTTGTCTTTGCCTCAGGCAACAAGTTAACCCTTTTAAATTAGTTCGCGTTCAATACGTCTGTGATCCTGACATTACCCacattactttatttttttatacttatttatcCTTCTACTAAGAACAATTCCCATCGTGTTGTTAGGGATTTTTGAGTaattaatcaaataataaataagtaaattaatGAGGAAAGAGTGAGTGTCATTGAGTCTaaatttcttgctgttttGGATTATTGAACCTTGGTCAAAGAAACCCATTTCATTCCGCATAGCTGCCATTTGTCACATTCTGAACCCAATAAACTGTGGAAAGAGgcagaaaaattgagaaaaaaaagcatgaaaaacGATTATTTCATGCGACAGCACACTGCGCAGCTTGTCAGTTTTTTCCAGCAGCTTATCGAGAATAGATTGCATTGAGGGAAATGAGAGGCGAAAATTGGGAAGAATCATGAAAttgtgcgaagaaaaaaaaaacgaaacgaaaacagAGAAACGGGGAAGCGCTACTTAACCGAAAACGCTAAAGGATTAAAGAAGAGGAATTAAAATTTACGGCAATCGGCACATAAACTATTCTAAACTATTTATAAACTATCGGTACAACTACTAAAACATAAACTGCGAATtatttaatggtttttttaattttttttgtattattaaattgaattaaattgtTATTAGCAAGTTTATATGTTGTCATATTACATATTACATATCTTGTTTTTTATTACCTCTATTATTATCTACCttcgatatttatttatttatttatttatttatttacatgtaGGTTACGGTCTCATGAACAAGTTATGCAAGTGGTGCAACGTTGTAAAGTACTCTAACGtggttaaaaaataaaataaaataataataataataatcaaaatGATATAATAGTTTTAAAATAACTACTGATTAAACCTGTAGATTCACCAATTGTCTTTAGTTACCCACTAACAAACCATTTTCACGAAAATTTACAGAACTGTTCGTATCCAGTTACTATGGTTGCATTTAGTAATTTGTATAAAAATTTTTCGTACTTATacaaactttcttctcattctttttgatCATCTAAACGTCACTACAACGACACTAACGACTTTActtcttatttgaaaaaaaatcggaacctGATTATTTTTAGTGCTTTTTTCTGAAcgtgaatttttttgtaacCTGTTTTGAATAGAATTGTAGAAATCGCTTCTCAGTTTTAATTATGCACACATCCACTGATTTCAAAGCATTGTAAGCGCTAAAAGTGAGTGAATGTTATAGTTATGTTATGTAAATAATTTCTGAATCCACAGAAGCAATAGACCTAGACCGGAATaacccttctcttctttttttttcttatggaaCAAAAAGAACCAATCAGGGAGTaaagaaatgatttctttgcagaaccttccttcttctttgaatttaATATTCTACATGCGACATATCACCtcatattcttttcatttccttccctACTATAGCACTCttccagaagaaaagcaaatatCCTACTCCTGATAATTTTCCTTACTAGACATCAAAAATTATAAGGTTagtaaattgaagaaatcatcAGAAAATTCATGATTAATCTCAAATTTTATGTTGTTGAAACCACAAAGAACAACCAATGGAAAGAAATTGTTCAAATTAAGATGTGAAGTGTGTTTTGACAatctaaacgaaaaaaaaaactgcaaatacATTTCGATGGCGGAGAAGAACcgcattttcaaacattctttccgagaaaaaaaaatttcatctcaATGTTGCTGTTGGTATGGGAATTTTTCCATATCAACAGTGACATTGAGGAATTTTCCGTCTTAGATATTTCAAGGCTAAGAGGATTTTTCCGAAAGGATTTTCCGCTTTAGATACCTGAACTGCTTAATGTATTGGAATtgtgaaaatgtggaaaaaaaaatcattattagATGCTGAAATAGATGAGAAAGTAACCATTTACAAGTTCAAAGTTGATAGCGTTGCTTTCTATCGGTGACATTGACGAAAAAAAgcttagaaaaaagtttaggGCATTTAAAGGAGTACAAAATACCcttctaaaatatttaaaaacttttaaaagaatataaaataaaattttaataatttacgAACAATTGATGAATACGGATATATTATTACGGAATATGAAATAGGAATTATTTACCAATATTAAACGGTTTGTTGGAGATATTTCGagtgaagaaatttaaaaaaaaacagatgagtAGGAATAATCGAAGattctactttattttaaaCTGTATATAAAGAAGTATACAGGAATCCCTCAAAGTTGTGGTTGAAGTGATCTTTGAATCGGCTACATTTCTATCGCAAAATAGGACTATTTTAGGACAATTTGAAGAACTTTGTGCTTAgcaattgtttattttgctaATTTTCCTTAATGTAACCATTACAGTCCACCGTTGTTGTTGCTCCTTCTCGTCATCAGTCTTCCAGTTACTGAATCCAGTATTCGACTGTGTGGAATGCGGCTTACTCGAACTCTTATGTCGATCTGCAGAAATCAGTTGTGTGGTGCATTCGCGCAGAGTAAAAGTGAGTTTTTCTACGCTTCTACCGTACTCAAAACACTTTTGCACAAGTCTATcttcttcataaaaaaaatgcagaaaatcatTTCCGTACTCCCCACAATGTTAATGAAATGCTGAAGAGTGCTAGAGAGttgatgttgatttttttaatttgctgGAATAGAAGGGAGATGTGGAAGTGTTCTGGAGCTAGAAATACTATCAGTTACCAAGAAATCATTATTTCCAAGAGAAGCTGAGCGTTTCAGAATCTGTGAATTAAATATtagtatattattattattattaatattattactaaAGAATCTAGGAATTGTACGAGAATGAATTAGTTGCGTTAGTAGTTATCTAGCTCTGGCACGTTCTACGCACGTTCTGCTACATATTGCGGTTTAAACAGGTACAGGGGGTCCATTAGAATCCGGAGAAAAAACGTCATATGGAAGACATGGTTCATTCAAGCCAATATATAAAGATACCAAAAGAAAATGTCGTTGCTAAGTGGTTTAAAGGCGTTTAAAGGATCCTTATTGAGATTTTTTATTCTGTACAACAGCACTGGATCTCTATTACTTGTTCCATACTCACCACAAAGTGATGGAGATGGATGCAGTCTTCAACCGATCGCTTTTCATGGCCGTAACTTTGACTCAATAGCGCCTCGTGGGGAAGTTGACGCTAAGGAACCTGAACTATGTAGCTGGTTTGTCCCTCGACTATGACCCACACGTCGTAGTCCAAAGGATTCACGTCGGGACCGGTAGGCGACTAGTGTCAAATTGTAATTGTAGGTGTCTGAGGTCCGCTGATCTCGTTCAAGCTCATGTCTTGAGCTATCCGATTCGGATGTTCTCTGGAGTTCTTGTGAATTTCTGCTTAACCTTCGTTTTCTTTGTCGGAATCAGAGAGGTCTTGTCTGAATTATCTGTTTACCTCGTATCTCTTCGCAAATTCATATACAGACGGAGGGCCTTGGGTACCCGGAgactaataataatttaataaataataaataataataataataataataataataataataataataataatttcggCGGGCCTTTTCGATGGTGATTTTAACTGCGAAACaagtaattaaaaaattttgtcgCGTAGGCACAATTACCTGGGACTCACCTGCTAAAGTCTacggaaattttttcaaaatattagtGGTaggattagttttttttaaaaaattggccGTTTTATGGAAAAAGACGGCAAAGACGCTGTTATCCAGCAGATTTCTCCCGTTGAATATTTCGACCATTTAAACATTTGGATGAAGACAGAGTCCTAATATTCGTTGAGAAGAAACATATCAAATGATCTACAATCTGCTAAAATCATGCAATACTCGTCTTGTTAATCTAAATAATTCTAGAGATatacatcttttcttttttcaggatcaaTGCTCTGGGAACAGCCTCAACTTGAGACTGTGCATTCGTCGATAAAACGTGCCGGTATCGCAACCGAATGTTGCGAAAATCGGTGTTCGTTTAGTTATTTGAAAACGTATTGCTGTGAAACTTAGTGTCCTCCAATCTGTGGCTGTTAGCTCCAACATAGTCTCaatctcctcctcctccacatTCACAGCTTCCTCTTAATTCTCGACTGCGATTATCTGTATAGTTGATTGCATAGTCACGCTTGAAATCATATAAAATATAGGACAcccctttttttcctcgtaaaCATTTTGCCGATCAAACTACTGCTATTCTAATTTAAAACGTGTACAATAAGATCTCCGTTGTATTtgaatctgtttttttctttgtgatgcACACTTAAATGCTTTTCAATGTAATACGttgaatgaacagaaaaaaaaagaaagagcgaAAGAGAAGCAGAGATATGAAGATGGGAAGATAAATAAGAACAGATGCAGCTTTCTTTAAAAACTCAAAACATACGGTGAATTCTCGACCATagcaaatgcaaaaataaaaataattgtaaaaattaagaaaaaaataaaatttgcagttaataAATGTTTTGATGATTTGCCTTAATAACaactaaatattttatttaatattcaaccaacaaaaatatttttgtcttAATAATGTTAgttgattttcaaataatttatatatatttatataatatttaaaatatggtatatttaatatttaaacaATTTGTTAATAATTTACAATAAGATTATAGATATTTATAGATATATAAAAAGACTTAGATAATAACaaatgagaataaataaaactacaaATAATCCCCCATGAAGTATTCCAGGACGAAATCCATCGCATCcgtttcaaactcatttcatAATTAATCTTATTGTTGATTTAGTCCAAATCTGTAATCTTTTGGATTACTGTATAATACTACAGTTGTGTGAAGTAATCACTCTAAACGACGAAttggaatttttagaattttgcaaaattcataGGTAAATCAGCTTGGAATTCGTATAGCGAGACTTTTTCGGCGTTTTTTCGACATTTCAAGcgaacttctaaaaaaaagaactaaataataaaaatattaactaaagaaataattttgggCGATTTTAATTGTCTGTCTGAACGGCGAGTTTCTGAAATTCCTGGGTAAAATCCGCTTGATCGCCGGGATTCGGCTAAAATTCGCTCAAACTCTGTTTATCCCTTTTGGTTCAGCGGATTTTGCTCATATTTCGATATTAAACACCCTTTATGTTAGATTATCCAGGACTTTCGATGGGCATTTGCTCTTATATCCGTTATCCGGAGAGCACTttagtttgtgttttttttactcgcAAACTTTTCCTGGGAAATCATCGTGGTGCTATGGGGGAAATGGATGTAAGATGTGAAAAAATCGTTCTCGATTTTGATCGATTGATCTACCGTGGTCAACAGGGATCGAGACCTTAAAAATGTGCTCCTTTtagttattctttttatttttgctttttttctcgcctATTTTTCAGTAATTTCCTTCTGAATTTCCCCTTATTATTTTCACGCACTCATTCTTCTGACTTCTCCTAATATTTATTCGGAATTCACCGATGAAATTCCATCAAAATGCAAACGACTGACGTTATAACCGTTCATTAACGGGTATCTGAGTGTTCAAAtgatgaaaattatgaaaaaaatgaatggaggtaaactttgaagaaaagcaaagctAGCAAAAAAAGCGATGTAAAGAAATAGATGCTCTGATGTTTGAGAAGTTTCCAGTTTCCATACATATTTTATCAGGAGTATAGAAAAATCCTCCATCTGACTCATATGGTGCCTCAATGAACTCCCTACTTCTTTCATGACCTATGATCTTTCCTCAGAAAGACCTCATTAGAAACGTGAAATTATCGTTTCTAGCAATGTTTTGTGTCTTTCTGAAATTATTAGAATCCACCAAGCAATCAAGACGTCTCCTGCCTTCGCATTCTAATTACTATGGTGCTAATTCAACGATATCCCGAGCACCGAGAAAGAAACCATAATCCTTACGGGCATATATGGATCATATCTATAGAAGTTAAaactgaagtaaaaaaagagatctgAATCAAATGGAAACTCCGGAAGCTACTGAAGAAAAACGTGcagcaatttttatttcgaagtttgaaagtaaaaatgtGGTGAGTAAGATTAATATTATACAGTTAACAAAAAGTGTGCGATATTAGCCTACGAGAAAGAAGTATTTGATAGAAAGCTAGACCTAGAgacattctggatttccgtcaggaattcATCTATGGATAacagaaatgagtgcttaCTTAATACTAATGACTTTATGCACTTCGTAACACTCTCTGAGCTACAAGATTATCCCATATACAGTtccttaaacgcatcaccccacgaatctgaggtggtacgcatttcaggtggagtattcgtatacggaatcgtagaataaggagagggaggtgatgcCGTCCTAGAGGAAACAAAGAGTTCTCAACTATCAAATGGAGATTGTGGAGAATTaagtccattccttcctaattgccttacaaaacggcccggaagattcggcttcgaccgttccggcgcgctattttccacaagaagttcgagtggaccgcgccagccgtgttcacaccgcatcttccgggccgttttttacgccaattagcgagaaatgaacggaatcacccatctctccataatctacgatttcGTGCAcgattactccacctgaaatccgtaccatctcaaattcgtggggtaatgttTTTAAGAGTACTGCACAGTATGTAGATCTCTGGGATCGCTTTGGGTGACAATCGGTAAGAACGCAGTGGGTCACCAGCCCCATTAGTCGATGacactggtcagtttgttttcctgtatGCAGTTCTTCCCTAGTGCACTCTTAGAACGAGGAGAAAACGAGGAGGTTTTGTAAGGAGGAACACTGCATCAAAAACCTCGAACCAGGTATTTGAAGAAGATgaggttgtcgaaacgtccAGCTATAAAGTTTCAAAATCCAAAACCTCgttaagaaaaacaagaaaacattaaaggcatcacaccacgaatctagggtggtgcggatttcaggtgaagagatcctatacggaatcgtagattaggagaggagagtgattccgtctaattcttcctaattgccgtaaaaaacggtccggaagatgcggctcatgtacaacgctggcgcgctccaatcgaactcgttgtggaaaacagGGAGTCGGAACCCTCAAAGTTGTAttttgcgggccgttttttgattaggaagaaatggatggaatcgcccttctctctataatctacgactccatataagcataatccacctgagactcgcaccaccccagattcgtggggttttGCCTTTAAATCAGAAACTCATGATGTTATTTCGAACCGTAAATTGGGTACCTATGGGACTTGGAAGATGTACATCTCTGCCTGAAGGCTGAAAGATTGCAGTGATTTTCTAGGAAGTTATATCcactattttcaagaaaaccgAGGTCTCAATAAGAGAGTACTTAGAGATTATTAACATCtccattatatttattatgtaGAATATTCCTTTTTGATCGATTTAAACGGGGTCATTATCGTATTCGTGCACGTTTAGGGGAATATTTGAAGACATGATATGTCGCATGCACCCATGAGAGCAGAAGTGCTTGCGCAATTAACGTCAAAGAGCCACCGATAGACATCTGGGATAGCTCACTAGAGTAAATAACTCAAAAGACCTTCTCATTAAGGAAGAACGCAAATACCTCACACAAAGTTTCATAACAAACGAGGTCATTCTTCTGATATATCCAGCGATTACACCATAAGGTTGAAGTGGTAATGAAGTGAGGAAGAAGTGTTAATTGGTAATGAGCACGcttaaggataaaaacagcgttgattgaaattttttaatgatAAAATCCTCATAAACATCTGGATGCTCTTAGTGCTCAAGGGAAGTACTTACATCAATAGAACTGACGAATTGAAACTTCATGAGAAATCCATCtaattttttcaggatttcacaTTTCcctaaagtttttctttcttaaagtGAATTAAGGACTCTGATTTCTGAATTTGTATACGGTTGGAGGTTCAGAATTCTCATTTGTAAAGTacgttttgaaaaacaaagcggaataaacgagaaaaataaaaataataaattataaattataacaAATGAGAAGGCCAGGAATAAATatgagaaatgaataaataataagtaaaaagaGTGAATAATAGATGAAGTGATGAAATTTCAAGCTTTCTTCATAACGTGTAAATCCCCTTTGCTTAGCAATTACTGTTCATTCTCCTCAGTTATGTAGGTTTAATTAAAACGGAGACTTATTTTCCAGTTTTGTCTCTTCTCTCattcataatttattttattttatctgtgCTATGCGATCTTGAAGACTGAAGCCTGAACATCTGGAGAGAAATTGAAGTAAGACAAGAACAAAAGTAAACTACTAGAAATTTGAAGGACTGGTAATACGCCCTTgtatttctgcaaatttttcaggagaagAGGATCAGGACCATCAAACCGATTGCCTCTTTTCTCCAGTTCTAGTTCTaatcgaaatgaaaaaatattaatactaaaagtaaaatataccAGTAGAAAATACTAGAAGTATTAGaataaattattagaaaatacTACAATATTAGAAGTACTAGAActaatattactattacatTTCACAAAATCTCTATGACGCATGATTCCATCGATCAAAGTCATCAGTACCGAATTATATTTGTTCGGAAACTATCCATATACAACTAAAATATTATGCCCAAAGCTGCTGATTATGAGTTGATCTTTAAAGTTGAGGTTCAGTTGATTACGCTAACCCAACTGTTGCGCTCATAGGGCCACAAAACAGGTAGGATTTGCGGTCGTCTTTCATCGCTGGGACCGTGAGTCAAACAACACCATAAATCGCCACCTCATTAACGATCCGCGTGGTGTTGTAAATGCgggaagaaagaggaaacgGATCAGGCCTCTGGCAGAAGCGAGAAGCAGGTGTGCGACAGAATGAGGAAGCACAAAACAACCGTAATAGACCGTAATAGAAGCTggagaaaaaatatcaattatTACTACAAAGTTCTTTTTCGGCCATTAACAAATCCAAAAGGTTTTTTAATCGATTTTATTGAGCAGTAGCAAAGATTTGTATTGATCCTTCTCTGCTAACAGTTAACGTTTGAGGTTATTCCcctcgtcagagcctggaaaatcaaggaTTTATCCTGTGAAGCGAATCATCACCCTGGAGCTTTCCGTTTGAAAGATAAGAAAAGGACTACAGTCTATGACAGACCAACATTTATGTGTTCAGCGATAGAAAATTAAGTTTTTGGCGCTCATAAATCAATTTTTGGCATAGTAGCGTGGCCGCTgtttcaattcaggatcgtttaaAGTTTTAGGAACAAGTACGAGTCCTATAGGACTGACTGGCATCCTGCGGAAATcaaccgatgtatcaagttagTGTCCTTCTTCCCTCAAAAGAAATCTGAAGTCATCTCAGGAAGCTGAAGCAATCGAAGTTTTGGTTCCCCTCAGCAGGAATCGAATCATTACCCGACAAGTGGTGGTGGTGACCTCATGCCATTGAGCCACTCGCGCTCTATTTATCTACTCAAACATGCATGTTCTAttcaaataacaacaaaaattatcaTTTTCTCATAATCCTTCAAAACTGTCGATAGAGCAGATTTTCTCCTTCCAGTAGATTGAGTTGTTAATAACTTCCGCCCGCGTACATGGTACCTAAGGTTTTTGTTTACGCATACAATGGCTTGCCCAAACGGGGGATTTTTATTAAC
Coding sequences within it:
- a CDS encoding hypothetical protein (NECATOR_CHRIV.G13760.T1) gives rise to the protein MTPRPWHRTHSPPLLLLLLVISLPVTESSIRLCGMRLTRTLMSICRNQLCGAFAQSKRSMLWEQPQLETVHSSIKRAGIATECCENRCSFSYLKTYCCET